Proteins co-encoded in one Setaria viridis chromosome 9, Setaria_viridis_v4.0, whole genome shotgun sequence genomic window:
- the LOC117839709 gene encoding ergosterol biosynthetic protein 28 encodes MGLLKPMNTGNTIPGDRPIHTHSRCRRPLHPRPVSSLCLAIVPCTSAMAQAKKGGGGVPALGWWLMAVGTVRLPFAWPCFFGSASLCSATYSQAQVSDVHGRTVGVWTLLSCTLCFLCAFNLGSRPIYAATFLSLVYAYGHFVVESLVYHTGLGFFAVTAMVWMLLQWNSHAPRAANKQP; translated from the exons ATGGGCCTTTTGAAGCCTATGAACACAGGCAACACCATACCAGGAGATCGCCCAATCCACACACACTCACGGTGCAGGAGACCGCTGCACCCTCGACCCGTGTCCTCTCTTTGCCTTGCCATTGTCCCGTGCACCTCAGCCATGGCCCAAGCcaagaagggcggcggcggcgtgccggcgtTGGGGTGGTGGCTGATGGCTGTCGGCACCGTCCGCCTCCCCTTCGCCTGGCCCTGCTTCTTCGGCTCCGCGTCGCTCTGTTCCGCCACCTACTCCCAGGCACAGG TGAGCGACGTCCATGGGCGCACGGTCGGGGTGTGGACGCTGCTGTCGTGCACGCTCTGCTTCCTCTGCGCCTTCAACCTCGGCAGCAGGCCCATCTACGCGGCCACCTTCCTGTCCTTGGTCTACGCCTACGGCCATTTCGTCGTCGAGTCCCTGGTCTACCACACCGGCCTCGGCTTCTTCGCAG TGACAGCAATGGTGTGGATGCTGCTTCAGTGGAACTCCCATGCCCCCCGTGCCGCCAATAAGCAGCCATGA
- the LOC117837875 gene encoding pyruvate kinase isozyme A, chloroplastic — MASAGTTRPSPYLVAGSSPAARRHVAAHRIRALAAGTTGEAAMDVVSEAELREKGFMGMRKTKLVCTVGPACLDALPALARGGMRVARVNLCHGGREWHRAAMRAVRRLNEEEGFCVSLMVDTEGSQLLVADHGGATSVKAEDESEWLFTSKKTDEAHPYTMHVNFEKFSDGILVGDELVIDGGMATFEVTKKIGNDLCCKCTDPGLLLPRAKLSFWRNGKLVERNFGLPTLSAKDWADIEFLVAEGVDCIALSFVKDDNDIKQLKAYLSRRSLEHIKIFAKIESLESLKNLKDIIVASDGVMVARGDLGVQIPLEQIPAIQESIVTLCRHLNKPVIVASQLLESMVEYPTPTRAEVADVSEAVRQYADAVMLSAESAIGAYPQKALSVLRAASERMECWSREENMQKLLPQHQLAIALPDRISEQICNSAVEMANNLAVDAIFVYTKHGHMASLLSRNRPNPPIFAFTDDANSRKSMNLYWGVIPLHLLLSDSMEDNFKKTISLMKSKGSVKPGDTILLVSDSDLNRPCAAASVFQSIQVRLVE, encoded by the exons atgGCCTCCGCCGGGACCACCAGGCCCTCCCCCTACCTTGTCGCCGGTTCCTCCCCGGCGGCCCGCCGCCACGTGGCCGCCCACCGGATCCGCGCCTTGGCGGCGGGGACGACAGGGGAGGCGGCGATGGACGTGGTGTCGGAGGCGGAGCTGCGGGAGAAGGGTTTCATGGGGATGCGGAAGACAAAGCTGGTGTGCACGGTGGGGCCCGCCTGCTTGGATGCGCTGCCGGCGCTGGCGCGCGGCGGGATGCGCGTGGCGCGGGTCAacctctgccacggcggccgcgAGTGGCACCGCGCCGCCATGCGCGCCGTGCGGAGGCTCAACGAGGAGGAAGGGTTCTGCGTCTCGCTCATGGTCGACACCGAGGGCTCCCAGCTCCTCGTCGCGGACCACGGAGGCGCCACCTCCGTCAAGGCCGAG GATGAATCAGAGTGGCTATTTACAAGTAAAAAGACTGATGAAGCCCATCCATACACGATGCATGTGAATTTTGAGAAGTTTTCTGATG GCATTCTGGTTGGTGATGAGCTTGTAATAGACGGTGGAATGGCAACATTTGAAGTTACTAAGAAAATTGGAAATGATTTGTGCTGTAAGTGCACAGACCCAGGTTTGCTTCTTCCTCGAGCCAAGTTATCATTCTGGAGGAACGGAAAATTAGTTGAAAGGAACTTTGGCCTTCCTACATTGTCAGCAAAG GATTGGGCAGATATCGAATTTCTGGTAGCAGAAGGAGTTGATTGCATTGCTCTATCTTTTGTAAAAGATGATAATGATATAAAGCAGTTGAAGGCTTACTTGTCCAGAAGATCATTAGA GCACATCAAAATTTTTGCGAAGATAGAGAGTCTGGAGTCTCTCAAGAACCTGAAAGACATCATAGTAGCATCTGATGGAGTTATGGTAGCACGTGGGGATCTTGGAGTTCAGATTCCTCTGGAACAGATCCCAGCCATCCAAGAGTCAATTGTTACTCTATGTAGACACCTGAACAAGCCTGTGATAGTTGCTTCTCAGCTTCTAGAATCAATGGTTGAATATCCAACACCAACTCGAGCTGAG GTGGCTGATGTTTCGGAAGCAGTGCGGCAATATGCAGATGCTGTGATGCTATCTGCAGAGTCAGCTATAGGTGCATATCCCCAGAAAGCTCTATCTGTCCTTCGTGCAGCCAGTGAGAGGATGGAATGTTGGAGCCGTGAGGAGAACATGCAGAAACTTCTTCCACAACACCAGCTTGCAATTGCTCTGCCTGACCGAATCTCAGAGCAAATTTGCAACAGTGCTGTGGAAATGG CAAACAACCTTGCTGTGGATGCTATATTTGTTTACACAAAGCATGGTCACATGGCATCGCTTCTATCACGCAACCGGCCAAACCCTCCCATATTTGCATTCACTGATGATGCCAATTCAAGAAAGAGCATGAACCTCTACTGGGGCGTTATTCCGCTGCATCTACTGTTATCAGATAGCATGGAAGATAACTTCAAGAAAACCATCAGCCTCATGAAGTCAAAGGGTTCTGTGAAACCTGGAGACACGATCTTGCTGGTCTCAGACTCCGATCTAAACCGACCTTGTGCTGCCGCCTCTGTGTTCCAATCCATCCAGGTCCGGTTAGtggagtaa
- the LOC117836589 gene encoding ergosterol biosynthetic protein 28 yields MASVAVGKKRGVPALGWWLMVVGTVRLAFTWSCFFGSAALCSATYSQAQVSDVHGRTVGVWTLLSCTLCFLCAFNLDNKPLCLATFLSFVYAYGYFVVEYLVYHSVGASTLAALGFFAVPAILWMLLEWNSHGHGIRTAAKQP; encoded by the exons ATGGCCAGCGTCGCCGTCGGGAAGAAGCGCGGTGTGCCGGCGTTGGGGTGGTGGCTGATGGTGGTCGGCACCGTCCGCCTCGCCTTCACCTGGTCCTGCTTCTTCGGCTCCGCGGCGCTCTGCTCCGCAACCTACTCCCAGGCACAGG TGAGCGACGTTCATGGGCGCACGGTCGGGGTGTGGACGCTGCTGTCGTGCACGCTCTGCTTCCTGTGCGCTTTCAACCTCGACAACAAGCCGCTCTGCTTGGCGACCTTCCTGTCCTTCGTCTATGCCTACGGCTATTTCGTCGTCGAATACCTGGTATACCACAGCGTCGGTGCATCAACTCTCGCCGCGCTCGGCTTCTTCGCAG TGCCAGCGATCCTATGGATGCTTCTTGAGTGGAACTCCCATGGGCATGGCATCCGCACTGCTGCCAAACAGCCCTGA
- the LOC117837874 gene encoding uncharacterized protein: MSIAAARSPSPGPASRPCCGGGGLRRSADSSPFRPAASPPDSPQRSSSVCKNSGSRASPRPCGAEKENDPRDAARTHKVRTSGGVGCGGGGGVSKSFMAPTISAASKAVAPSASPRKRILGERNDPVPSSPGDHLAHSSAKPRGPPPPPPEATLGAPRRLRLSLDGVPAPPPPAAAPVASHAARHSFGGDEEVGNPACKNRQDAGSAAAAPYDPKTNYLSPRPRFLRYKPNPRVEMYRHSSGGSVRRLEDRFASESSSTEEDVSEEEQEQTTLSSVADDFKEETSALAPAPEARAEPAASAVAGVLQPHAAPDSPLACVLTPEQESPRAGGVLTPEQEPSVSPAPARHKKKKRSPLRFLLAPLALVLFMAAAFVCVPPPPGSPVMLNTSLSKVSDFLSVQESYPVELAARLKQWSSSSLNFVTSYWEALASSQEQEVFGPHFVANLSAAPADGDAYHAVGFNYGSAQTIPIIVEQELEIQEVDSEMIADPDVESMAKFGDAEVEEPINDAEMEQEYAVPSVMEEADSSVDDAEVEEFIAEMAEEVSGSSGEEMAGEASGSGSEEMADFIQNSDIPSQSAAEPEQAEDMASLQQDVQTEDSEGDHADGKEDQEAHHGEKLGSDMWPSYLDKISNPATLGAALAAIIVPAALALLYMRQKQARVAMDSNEPVEQVEQVEQVGSLSGSGSSEGVAKSSRSQNPVVEETEKLGGSGASQYSSSLSSGLGRRRKAREEGSLGLEPVVSRRDSTAQSTASYGSFTTYEKIPAKKGNKEDEAMTPVRRSRRNVKPPEA, translated from the exons ATGTCGattgcggcggcgaggtccccgTCCCCGGGCCCGGCGTCGAGGccgtgctgcggcggcggcggcctcaggCGGAGCGCCGACTCCAGCCCCTTCAGGCCCGCCGCGTCCCCGCCCG ATTCTCCGCAGAGGAGCTCCTCCGTCTGCAAGAACAGCGGCAGCCGCGCCTCGCCGCGGCCCTGCGGCGCGGAGAAGGAGAACGACCCGCGGGACGCCGCGAGGACACACAAGGTTCGCACCAGCGGCGGtgtcggctgcggcggcggcggcggcgtctccaAGAGCTTCATGGCGCCCaccatctccgccgcctccaAGGCCGTCGCGCCGTCCGCCTCGCCGAGGAAGAGGATCCTCGGGGAGCGCAACGACCCCGTCCCCTCGTCCCCGGGCGACCACCTCGCGCACAGCAGCGCCAAGCCCAGGggcccgcccccgccaccgcccgagGCCACTCtgggcgcgccgcgccgcctgcgGCTCTCGCTCGACGGGGtgcccgcgcctcctcctcccgcggccgcgccggtcGCCTCGCACGCCGCACGGCACTCGTTCGGTGGCGACGAGGAGGTGGGGAATCCCGCGTGCAAGAACCGCCAGGACGCTggctcggcggccgccgccccgtaCGACCCCAAGACGAACTACCTCTCGCCGAGGCCTCGCTTCCTGCGCTACAAGCCCAACCCCCGCGTCGAGATGTACCGCCACAGCAGCGGGGGCAGCGTTCGGCGGCTTGAGGACCGCTTCGCCTCCGAGAGCAGCAGCACGGAGGAGGATGTGTCCGAGGAAGAGCAAGAGCAGACGACGCTGTCGTCGGTGGCGGACGACTTCAAAGAGGAGACGTCGGCTCTGGCCCCTGCACCTGAGGCCAGAGCCGAGCCTGCTGCTTCGGCCGTGGCTGGCGTCCTGCAGCCGCATGCCGCGCCTGATTCGCCACTGGCTTGCGTGCTCACACCGGAGCAGGAGTCCCCGCGAGCTGGTGGCGTGCTAACACCTGAGCAGGAACCTTCAGTGAGCCCCGCGCCCGCTCgtcacaagaagaagaagaggtctCCGCTGAGGTTCCTGCTTGCCCCCCTTGCTCTGGTTCTGTTCATGGCTGCGGCGTTTGTTTGTGTGCCACCGCCCCCGGGTTCCCCGGTCATGCTGAACACCTCCCTGTCAAAGGTGTCAGACTTTCTGTCAGTTCAAGAATCGTATCCTGTGGAGTTGGCTGCTAGGCTGAAGCAATGGTCTAGCAGTTCGTTGAACTTTGTCACGTCCTACTGGGAGGCTCTTGCATCTTCCCAAGAACAAGAGGTCTTTGGTCCGCACTTTGTGGCCAATTTGAGTGCTGCTCCTGCAGATGGAGATGCATATCATGCTGTTGGTTTCAACTATGGTTCTGCTCAGACAATCCCGATCATTGTGGAGCAGGAGTTGGAGATTCAGGAGGTTGATTCAGAGATGATTGCAGACCCTGATGTAGAGTCAATGGCAAAATTTGGTGATGCTGAAGTAGAAGAACCTATAAATGATGCTGAAATGGAACAGGAATATGCAGTACCAAGTGTCATGGAGGAGGCTGATAGCTCTGTTGATGATGCAGAAGTAGAGGAGTTTATTGCTGAGATGGCAGAAGAAGTTTCAGGTAGCAGTGGAGAAGAGATGGCTGGAGAAGCTTCAGGTAGTGGTAGTGAAGAGATGGCAGACTTCATTCAGAATTCGGACATCCCTTCTCAATCTGCTGCGGAGCCTGAACAAGCAGAGGACATGGCCTCCTTGCAGCAAGATGTTCAGACTGAGGACTCCGAGGGTGATCATGCTGATGGCAAGGAGGATCAGGAAGCCCATCATGGTGAGAAGTTGGGTTCTGATATGTGGCCAAGTTACTTGGACAAAATCTCAAATCCTGCTACACTTGGTGCTGCTCTTGCTGCTATTATTGTTCCTGCTGCTCTGGCACTGCTTTATATGAGGCAGAAGCAAGCTCGTGTTGCCATGGACTCCAATGAACCAGTTGAGCAGGTTGAGCAAGTTGAGCAAGTCGGAAGTCTTTCTGGTTCAGGAAGCAGCGAGGGTGTGGCCAAGAGTTCACGATCTCAAAATCCTGTGGTAGAAGAAACTGAGAAACTTGGTGGCTCTGGTGCCTCACAGTATAGCAGCAGCTTGTCATCTGGGCTTGGCAGGAGGAGAAAGGCCAGGGAGGAGGGGAGTTTGGGCCTTGAGCCAGTGGTGTCGAGGAGGGATTCCACGGCGCAGTCCACAGCATCTTATGGTAGTTTCACCACATATGAGAAGATCCCCGCCAAGAAA GGAAACAAGGAGGATGAGGCGATGACCCCTGTCCGGCGTTCCAGAAGGAATGTGAAACCACCAGAAGCCTAA